The proteins below come from a single Kitasatospora sp. NBC_00315 genomic window:
- a CDS encoding SDR family NAD(P)-dependent oxidoreductase encodes MVESSTFTETFTVTADNPLLHGHVVYGRSLLPGVGYVDLVLQVLARHGQAMPDVELRNVTILAPLVAGPGEQVLTTVEGRPAPMGGWRVEVRSRRPQDEADVVHAVVTAQRRAAPAFQERLELPLAGSTRVTPITDIYTWCKEHDLVHSGLMKIQGVIHHRPGDWIAELELAPEYHGTQDAFLFHPALFEAGLLGGGVAIGMLHDGDDGPGLYLPLVFEAFRAVGSLGKRCYVRVPADSIQRDDELVRLAVEFYDETGLKVAEVGRFVAKRIRVATALDVRGDAPDPVAAPVPVAAPVPVPAAVPAVVPVVPGRDLVAVVRDLVAARLGEPADLVDVGSGYYELGLASADLLSLVADLESRLSLSLSPTVMFEYRTIAELAAWLETELPAQGVAAPVAAPAPVPAPVAAVVPVVPGRDLVAVVRDLVAARLGEPADLVDVGSGYYELGLASADLLSLVADLESRLSLSLSPTVMFEYRTIAELAAWLETELPAQGVAAPVAAPTAVPAVVPVVPGRDLVAVVRDLVAARLGEPADLVDVGSGYYELGLASADLLSLVADLESRLSLSLSPTVMFEYRTIAELAAWLETELPAQGVAAPVAAPAPVVRTEPVVAPAPAQVVADAAAEAGETPGDRLATALAVVADEVAALLQVPVGELEPDGELTEFGLDWSGLAQLAGRLNDRFGTALASTVFVEHRTVRAVAAHLVGARAGAPAPRDLPVGGTAPSPAPPVAPAGPVTVSEPLAPERRETPGRPHPMLGREVPAEEGTAFETRFDGSEPYLRDHQVRGALVLPGVAHLELARAAVARVLGEEQTGRVRLDDVVWLRPAIPGPDGLVLRVHVRTLPGAGCEYTIHSVDGAGVRTLCSQGRAALAGPEDRRPPLLDELRAACSGTVYPAEHVYGLFDRMGMVYGPGQRALVEVGVGTDGLGRPQVLAELLLPAAAGYRDDFRLHPSIVDGALQATIGLWLTPDASDEQSAALALPFALRRVVAPAATPTRAYAWIRHQSDSGTDAASARLDVTVLDEHGRVCADLSGLSTRALPREQPAAAGVRAPQGSPEPLPTPEHAPTDIAIVGVSGRYPEAADLSEFWQNLRSGRDCIREVPAERWDHRRYADTAKWGGFLDDIDKFDPLFFQISLLEADYLDPQERLFLQCAHHALEDAGYTGESLARASAERGGPGAAIAASGKVGVFVGVMYQEYQLFGAQAQERGLPVALWGSASTVANRVSYFYDFHGPSMAVDTMCSSSLTAIHLACEAIRSGQCEAALAGGVNLSPHPNKYLVLSERRFLSSDGRCRSFGEGGDGYVPGEGVGAVLLKPLERAVADGDHIYGVIKGTALNHGGRASGYSVPNPVAQGDVIARAVTASGVDPRALSYLEAHGTGTSLGDPIEIAGLEKAFRQVGGLPEHCAIGSVKSNIGHTESAAGIAAVTKVLLQMRHGELAPSLHSATLNPHIDFDRTPLRVQQQLEPWHRPTLESGGEWRTFPRIAGVSGFGGGGSNAHVVISEYLPATPRPASPTTGGRPALLVLSAKSEAQLVQQAERLNDRLAELTDQDLPDVAWTLQSGRMALEERLAFAATSVEDARAQLAAFAADPRQAGDRARGTVRPGRPAVAEGLSDAVSGWTGSGAHRPLLALWAAGARVDWESLHGSPAPARRISLPGYPFAQERCWLDLDLGGAPAAPGSAAAPALRPVTAGHPDGAEEERDEVVLLRPVWAARGALPVEASGPGAAEAFTEHHVLVVGRLAAGERDALRAALPAAAACQFLEPAEDTPDRRFAEVAQRVFAVTHGLLTAGVRRPVLLQVVLVGAAGTETEREALACLGAVSGLLKTAHLENLLLHTQYLECLDGASPQTVAARLVAEAVPDPEPEVRHRDGRRHVGRLVELSAAHAAATPWQEDGVYLVTGGAGGLGLIVAREIADSVGHATVVLTGRSPLNEQRREALRALRAAGLTVDYQRADVADRASVARLLAHVADNHGPLTGILHSAGVVHDNFVVRKTSEELLSVLAPKVAGLVNLDELSRDQQLDVFVCFSSISGAFGNPGQADYAAANAFMDAYAAYRNRLADTGQRSGRTVSVGWPLWDEGGMGADTVVREHLRSMGLAPLDTAGGLAALRCALAPRENGLEGGRLVVIAGRRSALLPRITGRDEPAPVAAPAPVAAPAPAPAAAAAAPAPVPVPATGPASPAAGGAAAERALEDRAAAHLRRMMAAALKLGPERLDVDTPLERYGMDSVIAVNLVSRLEELFGPLSRTLLFEVQSVRELARHFATGHPQALRALVGEPEPPQSEPRPQQAPATGERAPEEPAPAAPAPAAPAPHPAPAPRPAAHRAGGDEKIAIIGISGRYPQAEDLDTLWANLRAGKDSVTGIPADRRELAILRENGADGTGTGPAAWGAFLDGVDRFDPLHFGISPREAAAMDPQQRLFLETVRHLLEQSGVTQEVVEQRYGRRVGVYVGAAYQMYRADDSDPTLAALTASASYNLIANRVSHFFGLEGPSLAVDSMCTSSAMAVHLACADLLRGESELAVAGGVNLTVHPDKYLALAEMQLLGTHPGSRSFRDGDGYLPAEAVGAVLLKPLDAALRDGDPIHAVIRGTASLHGGRANGFMTPSHRARVNVMRRALERAGTEPGAIGYVEAAANGATFSDEVEVRALREVFAGVGEPVALGTVKSNLGHPEAASGIAQLTKVVLQLRHRELAPLADVGSPNPGLDLDGSPLELCEELTAWRPRATDGGDGRPAPRLALINSVAAGGSHVSLVIEAPPAVEEAEPDRQDGAPQLVVLSARDPELLRETARRLHASLERDGAVGLADLAYTSQLGREALPERLAVVAGSRAELARALAGHLAGGADGGAAPDAAVHLGNAEEDAGPLGTVLSGARGESFLADLVADGDLEHLAELWVRGARVPWRGLHRGARRLVPLPATVLEEGGYWVGRRPASPAAAQPGALPETGAGARAAVGRQRERALGDTERTMVSVWAELLQIDPDRLGPASDFFSLGGNSLLATRLINLLQQQAGVELPVEAVFNAPKLAAMAAELERRIPAAVQAGTDELDRILESIGLIEAMSDEELDALGIEN; translated from the coding sequence ATGGTCGAGTCGTCCACGTTCACCGAGACCTTCACCGTCACCGCGGACAATCCCCTGTTGCACGGTCACGTGGTGTACGGGCGCAGCCTGCTCCCCGGGGTCGGCTACGTGGACCTGGTGCTGCAGGTACTGGCCAGGCACGGGCAGGCGATGCCGGACGTCGAGCTGCGGAACGTCACCATCCTCGCGCCGCTCGTCGCCGGCCCCGGTGAGCAGGTGCTCACCACCGTGGAGGGACGGCCCGCGCCGATGGGCGGGTGGCGGGTCGAGGTCCGCAGCCGGCGGCCCCAGGACGAGGCCGACGTCGTCCACGCCGTGGTGACGGCCCAGCGGCGCGCCGCGCCCGCCTTCCAGGAGCGGCTGGAGCTTCCGCTCGCCGGATCGACCCGGGTCACGCCGATCACCGACATCTACACCTGGTGCAAGGAGCACGACCTGGTCCACTCGGGTCTGATGAAGATTCAGGGCGTGATCCACCACCGCCCGGGGGACTGGATCGCCGAGCTGGAACTCGCTCCGGAGTACCACGGGACGCAGGACGCCTTCCTCTTCCACCCCGCGCTGTTCGAGGCGGGACTGCTCGGCGGTGGCGTGGCCATCGGCATGCTGCACGACGGGGACGACGGCCCGGGGCTCTACCTGCCGCTGGTGTTCGAGGCGTTCCGGGCGGTCGGCTCGCTGGGTAAGCGCTGTTACGTCCGGGTGCCGGCCGACTCGATCCAGCGCGACGACGAACTCGTGCGGCTGGCAGTGGAGTTCTACGACGAGACCGGACTGAAGGTCGCCGAGGTCGGCCGCTTCGTGGCGAAGCGGATCCGGGTCGCCACCGCTCTCGACGTCCGGGGTGACGCGCCGGATCCGGTGGCGGCCCCTGTGCCGGTGGCGGCCCCTGTGCCGGTTCCGGCTGCTGTGCCTGCGGTGGTGCCGGTGGTGCCGGGTCGGGATCTGGTGGCGGTGGTGCGGGATCTGGTGGCGGCGCGGTTGGGTGAGCCGGCGGATCTGGTGGATGTGGGTTCGGGTTACTACGAGTTGGGGTTGGCGTCGGCTGATCTGTTGTCGTTGGTGGCCGATCTGGAGTCGCGGTTGTCGTTGTCGTTGTCGCCGACGGTGATGTTCGAGTATCGGACGATCGCGGAGTTGGCGGCGTGGTTGGAGACGGAGCTGCCCGCGCAGGGGGTCGCCGCGCCGGTGGCGGCCCCTGCGCCGGTTCCGGCTCCGGTGGCGGCGGTGGTGCCGGTGGTGCCGGGTCGGGATCTGGTGGCGGTGGTGCGGGATCTGGTGGCGGCGCGGTTGGGTGAGCCGGCGGATCTGGTGGATGTGGGTTCGGGTTACTACGAGTTGGGGTTGGCGTCGGCTGATCTGTTGTCGTTGGTGGCCGATCTGGAGTCGCGGTTGTCGTTGTCGTTGTCGCCGACGGTGATGTTCGAGTACCGGACGATCGCGGAGTTGGCGGCGTGGTTGGAGACGGAGCTGCCTGCGCAGGGGGTCGCCGCGCCGGTGGCGGCTCCGACTGCGGTGCCTGCGGTGGTGCCGGTGGTGCCGGGTCGGGATCTGGTGGCGGTGGTGCGGGATCTGGTGGCGGCGCGGTTGGGTGAGCCGGCGGATCTGGTGGATGTGGGTTCGGGTTACTACGAGTTGGGGTTGGCGTCGGCTGATCTGTTGTCGTTGGTGGCCGATCTGGAGTCGCGGTTGTCGTTGTCGTTGTCGCCGACGGTGATGTTCGAGTACCGGACGATCGCGGAGTTGGCGGCGTGGTTGGAGACGGAGCTGCCCGCGCAGGGGGTCGCCGCGCCGGTGGCGGCCCCTGCGCCGGTCGTACGCACCGAGCCGGTGGTCGCTCCCGCACCCGCGCAGGTCGTGGCGGACGCCGCCGCGGAGGCCGGTGAGACTCCCGGGGATCGCCTTGCGACGGCCCTCGCCGTGGTGGCCGACGAGGTGGCCGCACTCCTCCAGGTGCCGGTCGGCGAGCTGGAGCCGGACGGTGAGCTCACGGAGTTCGGGCTCGACTGGTCCGGCCTCGCCCAGCTGGCCGGTCGGCTGAACGACCGGTTCGGCACGGCGCTGGCGTCCACCGTCTTCGTGGAGCACCGGACGGTACGGGCCGTCGCGGCCCATCTGGTCGGCGCCCGGGCCGGCGCGCCGGCCCCCCGTGACCTGCCGGTCGGCGGGACCGCGCCGTCCCCCGCGCCGCCGGTGGCCCCGGCCGGCCCCGTGACCGTCTCCGAGCCGCTGGCCCCGGAGCGCCGGGAGACCCCCGGCCGCCCGCACCCGATGCTGGGGCGCGAGGTGCCGGCCGAGGAGGGCACCGCGTTCGAGACGCGCTTCGACGGGAGCGAGCCGTACCTGCGGGACCACCAGGTGCGTGGCGCCCTGGTGCTGCCGGGGGTCGCGCACCTGGAGCTGGCCCGAGCCGCGGTCGCGCGCGTCCTGGGGGAGGAGCAGACCGGCCGGGTACGACTGGACGACGTCGTCTGGCTGCGCCCGGCGATCCCCGGCCCGGACGGACTGGTGCTGCGCGTGCACGTGCGCACCCTGCCCGGGGCCGGTTGCGAGTACACGATCCACAGCGTGGACGGCGCCGGTGTCCGCACCCTGTGCAGCCAGGGCCGGGCGGCCCTCGCCGGGCCCGAGGACCGGCGCCCGCCGCTCCTGGACGAGCTGCGCGCGGCCTGCTCCGGGACGGTGTACCCGGCCGAGCACGTCTACGGCCTCTTCGACCGGATGGGCATGGTGTACGGCCCCGGCCAGCGCGCCCTGGTGGAGGTGGGCGTGGGCACGGACGGGCTGGGACGGCCGCAGGTGCTCGCGGAGCTGCTGCTGCCGGCCGCCGCCGGGTACCGGGACGACTTCCGGTTGCACCCGAGCATCGTGGACGGAGCGCTGCAGGCCACCATCGGCCTGTGGCTGACGCCCGACGCGTCCGACGAGCAGTCGGCCGCCCTGGCGCTGCCCTTCGCCCTGCGGCGGGTGGTGGCGCCGGCGGCGACTCCCACCAGGGCGTACGCCTGGATCCGGCACCAGTCGGACAGCGGGACCGACGCGGCCTCGGCCCGGCTGGACGTCACGGTCCTCGACGAGCACGGCCGGGTCTGCGCGGACCTGAGCGGACTGAGCACCCGCGCGCTGCCCCGGGAACAGCCGGCGGCGGCCGGGGTCCGCGCGCCGCAGGGGTCCCCGGAGCCGCTGCCCACGCCCGAGCACGCGCCCACCGACATCGCCATCGTCGGCGTCAGCGGCCGATACCCGGAGGCCGCCGACCTGAGCGAGTTCTGGCAGAACCTCCGCTCCGGGCGCGACTGCATCCGGGAGGTCCCGGCGGAGCGCTGGGATCACCGCCGCTACGCCGACACCGCCAAGTGGGGCGGGTTCCTGGACGACATCGACAAGTTCGACCCGCTGTTCTTCCAGATCTCGCTGCTGGAGGCGGACTACCTCGACCCGCAGGAGCGCCTCTTCCTCCAGTGCGCCCACCACGCCCTGGAGGACGCCGGCTACACCGGCGAGAGCCTCGCCCGGGCCTCGGCCGAGCGCGGCGGCCCCGGAGCGGCCATCGCCGCGTCGGGCAAGGTGGGTGTGTTCGTCGGCGTGATGTACCAGGAGTACCAGCTCTTCGGCGCGCAGGCGCAGGAGCGGGGCCTGCCGGTCGCGCTCTGGGGCAGTGCCTCCACCGTCGCCAACCGGGTGTCGTACTTCTACGACTTCCACGGGCCCAGCATGGCCGTGGACACCATGTGCTCGTCCTCGCTGACCGCCATCCACCTGGCCTGCGAGGCCATCAGGAGCGGCCAGTGCGAGGCGGCGCTCGCCGGCGGCGTGAACCTGAGCCCCCACCCCAACAAGTACCTGGTGCTGAGCGAGCGCCGGTTCCTCTCCAGTGACGGGCGCTGCCGCAGCTTCGGCGAGGGCGGCGACGGCTACGTACCCGGCGAGGGCGTCGGCGCCGTGCTGCTCAAGCCGCTGGAACGGGCCGTCGCCGACGGGGACCACATCTACGGCGTGATCAAGGGCACCGCGCTCAACCACGGTGGCCGGGCGAGCGGCTACTCGGTGCCCAACCCGGTGGCCCAGGGCGACGTGATCGCCCGGGCGGTCACCGCCTCCGGCGTCGACCCGCGTGCGCTGAGCTACCTCGAAGCCCACGGCACCGGTACCTCGCTCGGCGACCCGATCGAGATCGCCGGCCTGGAGAAGGCGTTCCGCCAGGTGGGCGGCCTGCCCGAGCACTGCGCGATCGGCTCGGTGAAGTCCAACATCGGACACACCGAGAGCGCGGCCGGCATCGCCGCGGTGACCAAGGTGCTGCTGCAGATGCGGCACGGGGAGCTGGCGCCGAGCCTGCACTCCGCCACGCTCAACCCGCACATCGACTTCGACCGCACGCCGCTGCGGGTGCAGCAGCAGCTGGAGCCGTGGCACCGGCCGACCCTGGAGAGCGGCGGGGAGTGGCGGACCTTCCCGCGGATCGCCGGCGTCTCGGGCTTCGGCGGGGGCGGCTCCAACGCCCACGTGGTCATCTCCGAGTACCTGCCGGCGACCCCGCGTCCGGCCTCGCCGACCACCGGCGGGCGGCCCGCCCTGCTGGTGCTCTCCGCCAAGAGTGAGGCCCAACTCGTCCAGCAGGCCGAGCGGTTGAACGACCGGCTGGCCGAGCTGACCGACCAGGACCTCCCCGACGTGGCCTGGACGCTGCAGAGCGGCCGAATGGCACTGGAGGAGCGGCTGGCCTTCGCGGCGACCTCGGTGGAGGACGCCCGGGCGCAGCTCGCGGCCTTCGCGGCCGACCCGCGGCAGGCCGGCGACCGGGCCCGGGGCACCGTCCGCCCGGGCCGTCCGGCGGTCGCCGAAGGGCTGAGCGACGCCGTGTCCGGCTGGACCGGCTCGGGCGCCCACCGGCCGCTGCTGGCGCTGTGGGCCGCCGGCGCCCGGGTGGACTGGGAGAGCCTGCACGGCTCGCCCGCCCCCGCGCGCCGGATCAGCCTGCCCGGCTACCCCTTCGCCCAGGAGCGGTGCTGGCTGGACCTGGACCTCGGCGGCGCGCCCGCCGCACCCGGCTCCGCCGCGGCGCCCGCGCTCCGGCCGGTCACGGCCGGGCACCCGGACGGCGCCGAGGAGGAGCGCGACGAGGTGGTGCTGCTGCGCCCGGTCTGGGCCGCCCGCGGCGCCCTGCCCGTCGAGGCGTCCGGGCCCGGCGCGGCCGAGGCCTTCACCGAGCACCACGTCCTGGTGGTCGGCCGGCTCGCGGCCGGAGAGCGCGACGCCCTGCGGGCCGCCCTGCCCGCCGCCGCGGCCTGCCAGTTCCTGGAGCCCGCAGAGGACACGCCGGACCGCCGGTTCGCCGAGGTCGCGCAGCGGGTGTTCGCCGTGACCCACGGCCTGCTGACGGCCGGTGTGCGGCGGCCGGTGCTGCTCCAGGTGGTGCTGGTCGGTGCGGCCGGCACCGAGACCGAGCGGGAGGCGCTGGCCTGCCTCGGCGCGGTGTCCGGCCTGCTGAAGACGGCCCACCTGGAGAACCTGCTGCTGCACACGCAGTACCTGGAGTGCCTCGACGGGGCGTCGCCGCAGACCGTCGCCGCCCGGCTGGTGGCCGAGGCGGTACCGGACCCCGAGCCCGAGGTGCGCCACCGCGACGGCCGGCGCCACGTCGGACGGCTGGTGGAGCTCTCGGCCGCCCACGCGGCGGCCACGCCCTGGCAGGAGGACGGCGTCTACCTCGTCACCGGCGGCGCCGGCGGGCTCGGCCTGATCGTGGCGCGGGAGATCGCCGACTCGGTCGGCCACGCGACCGTCGTCCTCACCGGGCGCTCCCCGCTGAACGAGCAGCGCCGGGAGGCCCTGCGCGCCCTGCGCGCGGCCGGTCTCACGGTGGACTACCAGCGCGCCGACGTGGCCGACCGGGCCTCGGTGGCCCGGCTGCTGGCCCATGTGGCCGACAATCACGGGCCGTTGACGGGCATCCTGCACAGCGCCGGAGTCGTCCACGACAACTTCGTGGTGCGCAAGACCTCCGAGGAGCTGCTGAGCGTCCTCGCACCCAAGGTCGCCGGCCTGGTCAACCTGGACGAGCTGAGCCGCGACCAGCAGCTGGACGTGTTCGTCTGCTTCTCCTCGATCAGCGGCGCCTTCGGCAACCCCGGGCAGGCCGACTACGCCGCCGCCAACGCCTTCATGGACGCCTACGCGGCCTACCGCAACCGGCTGGCCGACACCGGGCAGCGCAGCGGCCGGACGGTCTCCGTCGGCTGGCCGCTCTGGGACGAGGGCGGCATGGGGGCGGACACCGTCGTCCGGGAGCACCTGCGGAGCATGGGTCTGGCGCCGCTGGACACCGCCGGCGGCCTGGCGGCCCTGCGGTGCGCGCTGGCGCCGCGGGAGAACGGCCTGGAGGGCGGCCGGCTGGTCGTCATCGCGGGCCGCCGCAGCGCGCTGCTGCCCCGGATCACCGGTCGGGACGAGCCCGCGCCGGTCGCCGCGCCCGCGCCGGTCGCCGCGCCCGCGCCCGCGCCCGCCGCTGCCGCCGCCGCGCCGGCCCCCGTGCCCGTGCCTGCCACCGGCCCCGCCTCCCCGGCGGCCGGTGGAGCGGCCGCGGAGCGCGCCCTGGAGGACCGGGCCGCGGCCCACCTGCGGCGGATGATGGCGGCGGCCCTGAAGCTCGGCCCCGAGCGACTGGACGTCGACACGCCGCTGGAGCGGTACGGCATGGACTCCGTCATCGCGGTCAACCTGGTCTCCCGGCTGGAGGAGTTGTTCGGCCCGCTCTCGCGCACGCTGCTCTTCGAGGTGCAGAGCGTCCGTGAGCTGGCGCGGCACTTCGCCACCGGCCACCCGCAGGCGCTGCGAGCCCTGGTCGGCGAGCCGGAGCCGCCGCAGTCGGAGCCGCGGCCGCAGCAGGCCCCGGCCACCGGGGAGCGGGCCCCCGAAGAGCCGGCCCCCGCCGCGCCCGCCCCCGCCGCGCCCGCCCCGCACCCCGCCCCCGCACCGCGGCCCGCCGCGCACCGCGCCGGTGGTGACGAGAAGATCGCGATCATCGGCATCAGCGGCCGGTACCCACAGGCCGAGGACCTCGACACGCTCTGGGCCAACCTCCGGGCCGGCAAGGACAGCGTCACCGGGATCCCGGCCGACCGCCGGGAGCTGGCGATCCTGCGCGAGAACGGAGCGGACGGGACCGGCACGGGCCCCGCGGCCTGGGGCGCGTTCCTCGACGGGGTGGACCGCTTCGACCCGCTGCACTTCGGCATCTCGCCCCGCGAGGCGGCCGCGATGGACCCCCAGCAGCGGCTGTTCCTGGAGACCGTCCGGCACCTGCTGGAGCAGAGCGGCGTGACCCAGGAGGTCGTCGAGCAGCGCTACGGCCGACGGGTCGGCGTGTACGTCGGCGCGGCCTACCAGATGTACCGCGCGGACGACTCCGACCCCACCCTCGCCGCGCTCACCGCGTCGGCCTCCTACAACCTGATCGCCAACCGGGTCTCGCACTTCTTCGGGCTCGAGGGCCCCAGCCTCGCGGTGGACAGCATGTGCACCTCGTCGGCCATGGCCGTCCACCTGGCCTGCGCGGATCTGCTGCGCGGGGAGAGCGAACTGGCGGTCGCCGGCGGGGTGAACCTGACCGTCCACCCGGACAAGTACCTGGCGCTGGCCGAGATGCAGCTGCTCGGCACCCACCCGGGCAGCCGCAGCTTCCGCGACGGTGACGGCTACCTGCCCGCGGAGGCGGTCGGCGCGGTGCTGCTCAAGCCGCTGGACGCGGCGCTGCGCGACGGCGACCCGATCCACGCCGTCATCCGCGGCACCGCCTCGCTGCACGGCGGCCGGGCCAACGGCTTCATGACGCCGAGCCACCGGGCCCGGGTGAACGTGATGCGGCGGGCGCTGGAGCGGGCGGGCACCGAGCCGGGCGCCATCGGGTACGTCGAGGCCGCGGCCAACGGCGCGACGTTCTCCGACGAGGTCGAGGTCCGGGCCCTGCGCGAGGTCTTCGCCGGGGTGGGCGAGCCGGTGGCGCTCGGCACGGTGAAGTCGAACCTCGGGCACCCCGAGGCGGCCTCCGGCATCGCCCAGCTCACCAAGGTCGTGCTGCAGCTCAGGCACCGGGAGCTCGCGCCGCTGGCCGACGTCGGTTCGCCCAACCCCGGCCTCGACCTCGACGGATCGCCGCTGGAGCTCTGCGAGGAGCTGACGGCCTGGCGGCCGCGCGCCACGGACGGCGGGGACGGCCGCCCGGCCCCCCGTCTCGCACTGATCAACTCGGTGGCGGCCGGCGGGAGCCACGTCAGCCTGGTCATCGAGGCGCCGCCGGCGGTCGAGGAGGCCGAGCCGGACCGGCAGGACGGCGCGCCCCAGCTGGTGGTGCTCTCCGCCCGTGACCCCGAACTGCTGCGGGAGACGGCCCGACGGCTGCACGCCTCCTTGGAGCGCGACGGCGCGGTGGGCCTGGCCGACCTCGCGTACACCTCGCAGCTGGGCCGGGAGGCGCTGCCCGAGCGGCTCGCCGTGGTGGCGGGCTCCCGGGCCGAGCTGGCCCGGGCCCTCGCGGGGCACCTGGCGGGCGGCGCCGACGGCGGGGCCGCCCCGGACGCGGCGGTCCACCTCGGCAACGCCGAGGAGGACGCCGGTCCGCTGGGCACGGTCCTCTCCGGCGCCCGGGGCGAGTCGTTCCTCGCCGACCTGGTCGCGGACGGCGACCTGGAGCACCTCGCCGAGCTGTGGGTGCGAGGGGCCCGGGTACCGTGGCGCGGACTGCACCGGGGAGCGCGCCGGCTGGTGCCGCTCCCGGCGACCGTCCTCGAAGAGGGCGGCTACTGGGTCGGCCGCAGGCCCGCGAGTCCGGCCGCGGCCCAGCCGGGGGCCCTCCCGGAAACCGGCGCCGGCGCCCGCGCGGCCGTCGGCCGGCAACGCGAGCGGGCGCTCGGCGACACCGAACGGACGATGGTCTCGGTCTGGGCGGAGCTGCTGCAGATCGACCCCGACCGGCTCGGCCCGGCCAGCGACTTCTTCTCGCTCGGCGGCAACTCGCTGCTGGCGACCCGCCTGATCAACCTGCTCCAGCAACAGGCCGGCGTGGAACTGCCGGTCGAGGCGGTCTTCAACGCGCCGAAGCTGGCCGCGATGGCCGCCGAACTGGAGCGCAGGATACCGGCGGCCGTCCAGGCCGGTACCGACGAGCTGGACCGGATCCTCGAAAGCATCGGCCTGATCGAGGCCATGAGTGACGAAGAGCTGGACGCCCTGGGCATCGAGAACTAG
- a CDS encoding polyprenyl synthetase family protein translates to MAGAGSPAAPDSAGLQLLGRAREAIQPELRKAVDRLSDPTRTVAGYHLGWCDRDGYPTAANPGKGIRPALVLACAQAVGGPAEAAYAPAAAVELVHQFSILHDDLMDADATRRGRPTAWAVFGKAQALLAGDALLVLAFRILTELPTPQTEPGCARELSGTLLELVIGQAADLAFEERSEVALDECLAMAGGKTASLFAAACAIGGMAAVADPARVRALRAFGWHLGLSFQLVDDWLGVWGDPRTTGKPVRADLLRRKKSLPVVAALHSGTPAGRRLAELYGRGRPLSDDEAVTAAALVEDAGGRDWVEREAARQKGRAMAELALAEPTPEAADALASLARAARMRDS, encoded by the coding sequence GTGGCGGGCGCCGGCTCCCCGGCCGCCCCGGACTCCGCCGGGCTGCAGCTGCTCGGCCGGGCGCGGGAGGCGATCCAGCCCGAGCTGCGCAAGGCGGTCGACCGGCTCTCGGACCCCACCCGGACGGTCGCCGGCTACCACCTCGGCTGGTGCGACCGCGACGGCTACCCGACGGCGGCCAACCCCGGCAAGGGGATCCGCCCGGCGCTCGTCCTGGCCTGCGCCCAGGCCGTCGGAGGCCCGGCCGAGGCCGCGTACGCACCGGCCGCCGCGGTCGAGCTCGTCCACCAGTTCTCGATCCTGCACGACGACCTGATGGACGCGGACGCCACCCGCCGCGGACGACCGACGGCCTGGGCGGTCTTCGGCAAGGCCCAGGCGCTGCTGGCGGGTGACGCCCTGCTGGTGCTGGCCTTCCGGATCCTGACCGAGCTGCCGACGCCGCAGACCGAGCCCGGGTGCGCCCGCGAACTCAGTGGGACGCTGCTGGAACTCGTCATCGGCCAGGCCGCCGACCTGGCGTTCGAGGAGCGGAGCGAGGTGGCCCTGGACGAGTGCCTGGCGATGGCGGGCGGCAAGACCGCCTCGCTCTTCGCCGCGGCCTGCGCCATCGGCGGCATGGCGGCCGTCGCCGATCCGGCGCGGGTGCGGGCGCTGCGGGCGTTCGGCTGGCACCTCGGGCTCTCCTTCCAGCTGGTGGACGACTGGCTGGGCGTCTGGGGTGATCCCCGGACCACCGGCAAGCCGGTGCGCGCCGATCTGTTGCGGCGCAAGAAGTCGCTGCCGGTGGTCGCGGCGCTGCACAGCGGGACACCGGCCGGCCGGCGGCTGGCCGAGCTCTACGGGCGGGGCCGTCCGCTGAGCGACGACGAGGCGGTCACGGCCGCCGCTCTGGTCGAGGACGCGGGCGGCCGCGACTGGGTGGAGCGGGAGGCGGCCCGCCAGAAGGGCAGGGCGATGGCGGAGTTGGCCCTCGCCGAGCCGACGCCGGAGGCGGCGGACGCCCTGGCCTCGTTGGCCCGGGCCGCGCGCATGCGTGACAGCTGA